A stretch of the Bradyrhizobium arachidis genome encodes the following:
- a CDS encoding SDR family NAD(P)-dependent oxidoreductase: MNELDFSGKQVLVVGGSSGIGNGIAQAFRAKGAHVLVCGTRANAKDYSPEDGSDLTGLAYAQLDVSDAKAIEAFKPSFDRLDVLVLAQGAVIYRRGEFEMAGFRRVVEINLMSLMACATRFHSMLRDSKGSLIMVSSTAAYHSTMGNPAYNASKTGAVGLTRTLGEAWAEDNIRVNGIAPGLVDTKMTKVTTANPKRLEGALSRIPLRRLGTPADMAGAALFLASPLSSYMIGQTLVVDGGLIL; this comes from the coding sequence ATGAACGAGCTCGATTTCAGCGGCAAGCAGGTGCTGGTCGTCGGCGGTTCCAGCGGCATTGGCAACGGCATCGCGCAGGCCTTTCGCGCCAAGGGCGCGCATGTCTTGGTCTGCGGCACGCGCGCCAACGCAAAGGATTATTCACCGGAGGATGGCTCCGATCTCACGGGACTCGCTTACGCACAGCTCGATGTCAGCGATGCCAAGGCAATCGAGGCGTTCAAGCCGTCGTTCGATCGGCTGGATGTGCTGGTGCTCGCGCAGGGCGCGGTGATCTATCGTCGCGGTGAATTCGAGATGGCGGGATTTCGCAGGGTCGTCGAGATCAATCTGATGAGCCTGATGGCGTGCGCGACGCGTTTTCATTCCATGTTGCGGGATTCCAAGGGCTCGCTGATCATGGTCTCGTCGACGGCGGCCTATCACTCCACCATGGGCAACCCGGCCTACAACGCGTCCAAGACCGGCGCGGTCGGTCTGACGCGGACGCTTGGGGAAGCCTGGGCGGAGGACAACATTCGCGTCAACGGCATCGCGCCGGGGCTCGTCGACACCAAGATGACGAAGGTGACGACCGCGAATCCCAAGCGGCTCGAAGGCGCGTTGTCGCGCATTCCGCTGCGGCGATTGGGCACGCCGGCCGACATGGCGGGCGCGGCCCTGTTCCTGGCCTCGCCGCTGTCGTCGTACATGATCGGCCAGACCCTCGTGGTCGATGGCGGGCTCATTCTCTAG
- a CDS encoding SDR family NAD(P)-dependent oxidoreductase, with product MSEFKELSRSVKGLTVLVTGAASGMGRATARVFAADGANVAVTDYDAAGAETVAKEIATSGGSAKAWKLDVSDAREIVCVVDAVAAQFGGLDAVVNNAGISVRVPIDDPGYEEAWAKGIAVMLTAHPRIIRAALPYLRKSKTPRIVNIASTEALGATATHSAYSAAKGGVASLTRSLAVELGREGITVNCICPGPIRTAITDRISEEHKTIYAKRRTALGRYGDPEEVAHMTLSLCLPAASFLTGAVIPVDGGLMARNA from the coding sequence ATGTCCGAGTTCAAGGAGTTGAGCCGGTCCGTGAAGGGACTGACTGTTCTCGTCACCGGTGCGGCCAGCGGCATGGGACGCGCCACCGCGCGCGTCTTCGCCGCAGACGGCGCCAATGTCGCGGTCACCGACTACGATGCTGCCGGTGCAGAAACCGTTGCGAAAGAGATTGCTACAAGCGGCGGCTCGGCAAAAGCCTGGAAGCTCGACGTCTCCGACGCGCGCGAGATCGTGTGCGTGGTCGATGCTGTCGCTGCGCAGTTCGGCGGGCTCGACGCCGTCGTCAACAATGCCGGCATTTCCGTGCGCGTGCCGATCGACGATCCTGGTTACGAAGAGGCCTGGGCGAAAGGCATCGCCGTGATGCTGACGGCGCATCCGCGCATCATCCGCGCGGCACTGCCTTACCTGCGCAAGTCGAAGACCCCGCGCATCGTCAACATCGCCTCCACCGAAGCGCTCGGCGCCACCGCAACGCACAGCGCCTATTCGGCCGCGAAAGGCGGCGTCGCCAGCCTGACGCGCTCGCTTGCGGTGGAGCTTGGCCGCGAAGGCATTACGGTGAACTGCATCTGTCCGGGCCCGATCCGCACCGCCATCACCGATCGCATCTCGGAAGAGCACAAGACGATCTATGCCAAGCGCCGCACCGCACTCGGTCGCTACGGCGATCCCGAGGAGGTCGCGCACATGACGCTGAGCCTGTGCCTGCCGGCGGCGTCCTTCCTGACCGGCGCGGTGATCCCGGTCGACGGCGGCCTGATGGCGCGCAACGCCTAA
- a CDS encoding flippase codes for MAVMDAQGATTEPVGLIARLRAKMAGGGGTSEASLTRRLAGTIFIIRVISAGMAYLAQILLARWMGTSDYGVYVYVWTWVLLLGSMMDFGISASAQKIIPEYRTSGEHALLRGFLSGSRWLTFIVSALVSLGLAGIVRLLSPWIDPASELPLYIGCMTLPAFVVANTQDGIARSHDWMQLGLMPQFIIRQALIIGITAAAFVLGFHLGATAAMVASAGAVWIAMAGQMVVLNHKLSGHIEAGPKAYDIRGWLAVSLPILLVESFYLLLSYTDVLVLQQFRPSDEVGVYFAVVKTLALVSFIHYAMAATTAHRFAEYNALGDKARLSAYVAHAINWTFWPSLAATVALLAVGKPLLWLFGPQFVVGYDIMFVAAIGLVVRAAIGPVERLLNMLGHQKICALAYALAFVMNVILCIALVPRFGGHGAAAATSISLAFETVLLFWIVRQRLGLHVLAFGR; via the coding sequence GTGGCCGTGATGGACGCACAAGGCGCAACGACGGAGCCTGTCGGGCTGATCGCGCGGCTGCGCGCGAAAATGGCGGGCGGCGGCGGAACGAGCGAGGCCTCGCTGACCCGGCGGCTCGCCGGCACCATCTTCATCATCCGCGTGATCAGCGCGGGCATGGCCTATCTCGCCCAGATCCTGCTCGCGCGCTGGATGGGCACCTCGGACTACGGCGTCTACGTCTATGTCTGGACCTGGGTGTTGCTGCTCGGCAGCATGATGGATTTTGGCATCTCGGCCTCCGCGCAAAAGATCATTCCGGAATATCGCACCAGCGGCGAGCACGCGCTCTTGCGCGGCTTTCTCTCGGGCAGCCGCTGGCTGACCTTCATCGTGTCGGCGCTGGTCTCGCTCGGGTTGGCCGGTATCGTCAGACTGCTGTCGCCGTGGATCGATCCCGCATCGGAGCTGCCGCTCTATATCGGCTGCATGACGCTGCCGGCTTTCGTCGTTGCGAATACCCAGGACGGCATCGCGCGCTCGCATGACTGGATGCAGCTCGGCCTGATGCCGCAATTCATCATCCGCCAGGCGCTGATCATCGGCATCACGGCCGCCGCCTTCGTGCTCGGCTTCCATCTCGGCGCCACCGCCGCGATGGTCGCAAGCGCGGGTGCGGTGTGGATCGCGATGGCCGGACAGATGGTGGTGCTGAACCACAAGCTGTCGGGCCATATCGAGGCGGGTCCGAAGGCCTACGACATCCGCGGCTGGCTTGCCGTCTCGCTGCCGATCCTGCTGGTCGAAAGCTTCTACCTGCTGCTGTCCTATACGGACGTGCTGGTGCTGCAGCAGTTCCGCCCCTCCGACGAGGTCGGCGTCTATTTCGCCGTGGTCAAGACGCTGGCGCTGGTCTCGTTCATCCACTACGCGATGGCGGCGACGACGGCGCATCGCTTCGCCGAATACAACGCGCTCGGCGACAAGGCGCGGCTGTCGGCCTACGTGGCGCACGCCATCAACTGGACGTTCTGGCCGTCGCTGGCTGCGACGGTCGCGCTGCTCGCCGTCGGCAAGCCACTGCTCTGGCTGTTCGGGCCGCAATTCGTGGTTGGCTACGACATCATGTTCGTGGCCGCAATCGGCCTCGTGGTGCGTGCCGCGATCGGCCCGGTCGAGCGCCTCCTCAACATGCTCGGCCACCAGAAGATCTGCGCGCTGGCCTACGCGCTGGCATTCGTCATGAACGTCATCCTGTGCATCGCGCTGGTGCCGCGTTTCGGTGGCCATGGTGCTGCCGCCGCAACCTCGATTTCGCTCGCATTCGAGACCGTGCTGCTGTTCTGGATCGTGCGGCAGCGGCTCGGCCTGCACGTGCTGGCGTTCGGGCGGTAG
- a CDS encoding TauD/TfdA family dioxygenase yields MTIAIRQLQKHFVGEVSGLDLRQPLTNEQAREIEAAMDKYAVLVFHDQDITDEQQMAFALNFGQREDARGGNITKEKDHRLTSGLNDVSNLGKDGKPLARDSRANLFNLGNCLWHSDSSFRPIPAKFSLLSARVVNPKGGNTEFADMRAAYDALDDETKAEIEDLICEHSLMYSRGSLGFTEYTDEEKEMFKPVRQRLVRTHPVHRRKSLYLSSHAGKVIGMNMPEGRLLLRDLNEHATQAEFVYVHKWKLHDLVMWDNRQTMHRVRRYDQSQPRDMRRATVAGTEPTVQQQAAE; encoded by the coding sequence ATGACGATCGCCATCCGGCAGCTTCAGAAGCATTTTGTCGGCGAGGTCTCCGGCCTCGATCTGCGTCAGCCGCTAACCAACGAGCAGGCACGCGAGATCGAGGCGGCCATGGACAAGTATGCGGTGCTGGTGTTCCACGACCAGGACATCACCGACGAGCAGCAGATGGCATTCGCGCTCAACTTCGGCCAGCGGGAAGACGCGCGCGGCGGCAACATCACCAAGGAGAAGGACCACCGGCTCACCTCGGGCCTCAACGACGTCTCCAATCTCGGCAAGGACGGCAAGCCGCTCGCCCGGGACAGCCGCGCCAATCTGTTCAACCTCGGCAACTGCCTCTGGCACTCCGACAGCTCGTTCCGGCCGATCCCTGCAAAGTTCTCGCTGCTGTCGGCCCGCGTGGTCAATCCGAAGGGCGGCAACACCGAATTCGCCGACATGCGAGCGGCCTATGACGCGCTCGACGACGAGACCAAGGCTGAGATCGAGGACCTGATCTGCGAGCATTCGCTGATGTATTCGCGCGGCTCGCTCGGCTTCACCGAATATACCGATGAAGAGAAGGAGATGTTCAAGCCGGTGCGGCAGCGGCTGGTGCGCACCCATCCCGTGCATCGCCGCAAGTCGCTGTATCTGTCATCGCACGCCGGCAAGGTAATCGGCATGAACATGCCGGAGGGACGACTGCTCTTGCGCGACCTGAACGAGCACGCGACGCAAGCGGAGTTCGTCTATGTCCACAAATGGAAGCTGCATGACCTCGTGATGTGGGACAATCGCCAGACCATGCACCGCGTCCGCCGCTACGACCAGTCGCAACCCCGCGACATGCGCCGCGCCACGGTCGCCGGCACCGAGCCGACGGTGCAGCAGCAGGCGGCGGAGTAG
- a CDS encoding protein-disulfide reductase DsbD domain-containing protein gives MFSIVPAHAAIAVAATLLVSAQSTIAHADDSSPWQRDSHSAVRLLAGSRSGAVLLGGIAFQLQRGWKTYWRTPGDSGVPPRFDFSKSDNVEAVTVLWPAPLKFDDGAGGHSIGYHDQIVLPLRIVAKTADKPVTLRAEINYAVCEKLCIPVEAKAELGFNSVASTEDAALFAALDTVPKPANIGDPNPLTIRDVKREGAGKVAVDVVTPDARDVNLFVEGPTPDWALPIPTPLERGAAGVKRFMFDLDGLPPGARPDGAALKFTLVGPEKSYEFNINLD, from the coding sequence ATGTTCAGCATAGTTCCCGCGCACGCCGCGATCGCTGTCGCCGCAACCCTGCTCGTGTCGGCGCAATCGACCATCGCCCACGCCGACGATTCCTCGCCCTGGCAGCGCGACAGCCATTCCGCCGTCCGCCTTTTGGCGGGATCGCGTAGCGGCGCGGTCCTGCTCGGCGGGATCGCGTTCCAGCTCCAGCGCGGCTGGAAGACCTATTGGCGCACGCCGGGCGATTCCGGCGTTCCGCCGCGGTTCGACTTCTCGAAGTCGGACAATGTCGAGGCGGTGACCGTGCTCTGGCCGGCGCCGCTGAAATTCGATGACGGCGCCGGCGGTCATTCGATCGGCTATCACGACCAGATCGTGCTGCCCTTGCGCATCGTCGCCAAGACCGCCGACAAGCCGGTGACGCTGCGCGCCGAGATCAACTATGCGGTTTGCGAAAAGCTCTGCATCCCCGTCGAGGCCAAGGCCGAGCTCGGTTTCAACAGCGTCGCCTCGACCGAAGACGCGGCATTGTTCGCGGCGCTCGACACCGTGCCCAAGCCGGCCAATATCGGCGATCCCAATCCGCTGACGATCCGCGACGTCAAGCGCGAGGGGGCTGGCAAGGTCGCGGTCGACGTGGTCACGCCTGATGCGCGCGACGTCAATCTGTTCGTGGAGGGTCCGACGCCCGATTGGGCGCTGCCGATCCCGACACCGCTCGAGCGCGGCGCGGCAGGCGTCAAACGCTTCATGTTCGATCTCGACGGCCTGCCGCCCGGCGCCAGGCCGGACGGCGCGGCGCTGAAGTTCACGCTGGTCGGCCCGGAGAAGTCCTACGAGTTCAATATCAATCTGGATTGA
- a CDS encoding YqgE/AlgH family protein: MAPEGKRTGDSTAMAGPAVPTSAGYLDGRLLIAMPVMGDSRFERSVIYLCAHSAEGAMGIIVNHPAGSIDFPELLMQLGIIKKGAQIKLPENAESMKVLRGGPVDTGRGFVLHSSDFFIENATLRIDDGVCLTATVDILKAIANGSGPKHAILALGYAGWAPGQLETEIQSNGWLHCDADADLIFGDDVEEKYARALRKIGIDPGMLSNEAGHA; encoded by the coding sequence ATGGCTCCTGAAGGTAAAAGGACTGGCGACAGCACCGCAATGGCCGGCCCCGCGGTCCCGACTTCGGCCGGCTATCTCGACGGCAGGCTGCTGATCGCGATGCCCGTCATGGGCGATTCCCGTTTCGAGCGCTCGGTGATCTATCTCTGCGCCCATTCCGCCGAGGGCGCGATGGGGATCATCGTCAATCATCCGGCGGGTAGCATCGATTTTCCCGAATTGCTGATGCAACTCGGTATCATCAAGAAGGGCGCGCAGATCAAGCTTCCGGAAAACGCCGAAAGCATGAAGGTGCTGCGCGGTGGCCCGGTCGATACCGGCCGCGGCTTCGTGCTGCATTCCAGCGACTTCTTCATCGAAAACGCGACGCTCAGGATCGATGACGGCGTCTGTCTCACGGCAACCGTGGATATCCTCAAAGCGATCGCCAACGGCTCCGGGCCGAAGCACGCCATCCTCGCGCTCGGCTACGCCGGCTGGGCACCGGGGCAGCTCGAGACCGAAATCCAGAGCAATGGCTGGCTGCATTGCGACGCAGACGCCGATCTGATTTTTGGCGACGATGTCGAGGAGAAGTACGCCCGCGCGCTGCGCAAGATCGGCATCGATCCCGGCATGCTGTCGAACGAGGCAGGGCACGCGTAG